The Ornithorhynchus anatinus isolate Pmale09 chromosome X2, mOrnAna1.pri.v4, whole genome shotgun sequence genome window below encodes:
- the MXD3 gene encoding max dimerization protein 3 yields the protein MEMERGSSNIQVLLQAAEYLDRREREAEHGYASPCPHPGQAPAPHTRRPKAHRALDSLRSVHNELEKHRRAQLRQCLEQLKQQVPVSSDCARSTTLSLLHRARLHIKKLEEQEQGACRLKAQLRSERRSLQQRLQQLRGPAERLRVDSLDSSGLSSERSDSDQEDLEVDVEGVVFGADEDLLSSGFSTGREHSYSNRGASWL from the exons atggagatggagcggGGCTCCAGCAACATCCAGGTCCTCCTGCAGGCCGCCGAGTACCTGGACCGGCGGGAGCGAG AGGCCGAACACGGCTACGCCTCCCCGTGCCCGCACCCCGGCCAAGCCCCGGCCCCGCACACCCGCAGACCCAAGGCGCACAGGGCCCTGGACAGCCTCAG gtctgtgcacaaCGAGCTGGAGAAGCACAG GAGAGCCCAGCTGCGGCAGTGCCTGGAGCAGCTGAAGCAGCAGGTCCCCGTGAGCTCGGACTGCGCCCGCTCCACCACGCTCAGCCTCCTGCACCGTGCCCGGCTCCACATCAAG AagctggaggagcaggagcagggagcCTGCCGGCTGAAGGCCCAGCTCCGCTCGGAGCGGCGGAGCCTGCAGCAGCGACTCCAGCAGCTCCGCGGCCCGGCCGAGCGGCTGCGGGTGGACAGCCTCGACTCCTCCGGCCTCTCCTCCGAGCGCTCCGACTCCGACCAAG aggacctggaggTGGACGTGGAGGGCGTGGTGTTCGGCGCAGACGAGGACCTGCTGAGTAGCGGCTTCAGCACCGGGAGGGAGCACAGCTATTCCAACCGGGGCGCCTCCTGGTTATGA
- the LOC100084149 gene encoding lateral signaling target protein 2 homolog isoform X1, with the protein MLPAAVRKWLNRPKRSDPRLLAQFFFADERVNEVVAEIVCLDVRAEPQLYLVLLSQLHSSQEHLLAILEQVMQECIPQERASRDYLVKFPEDLVAENLGPHVLFAAECLVAGSFVEVDEAAGVLLRPLARELLLSLERVRDTVREAVWEQRLSRPGALPDPLRRALLRFDGLFADFQLSYVSTMAVVKSPEEIYQQQDIAVLFCEAVARALKLGYLTQEMIDSYEPQLMLTIPRLAILSGLLIYPDGPLSLRRPPEEMASVFSPFYPLLKKIQALLRVLSEEELALLERSLCAAEEAPQTGPRAGTSPGPSATGRHSWAHGSLRGAGEGPPPGPAVSPRSDGRSPGTRTDAKAAATPPTETQRPGADRDPCPKRPPGNTGRSEHRAREVSVEPGREAGGCRRPAAPSSGRLGGSPLSPAERRALRARYTSPQDMVHTLFVCISGVADQLQTNFASDLRAILQTVFLVVASKPEAEDERGSPDVPGTTTPTATCALCAERGTGEPPAWVPDSSSPCCRACRAPFTFLRRRHHCRSCGQIFCSRCSSHSAPLPQFGHVKPVRVCSHCYATHLAPGCS; encoded by the exons ATGCTGCCCGCCGCCGTGAGGAAATGGCTCAACCGCCCCAAG AGGTCGGACCCCCGCCTGCTGGCTCAGTTCTTCTTCGCCGACGAGCGTGTGAATGAGGTGGTGGCGGAGATCGTCTGCCTGGACGTGAGGGCCGAGCCCCAGCTCTACCTGGTGCTGCTCAGCCAGCTCCACTCCAGCCAG GAGCATCTTTTAGCCATCCTGGAGCAGGTGATGCAAGAGTGCATTCCCCAAGAGCGGGCCAGCCGAGACTACCTGGTCAAGTTCCCCGAAGACTTGGTCGCCGAGAACCTGGGACCCCACGTGCTCTTTGCCGCTGAG TGCCTGGTGGCCGGCTCCTTCGTGGAGGTGGACGAGGCGGCGGGCGTGCTGCTGCGGCCGCTGGCACGAGAGCTGCTGCTGAGCCTGGAGCGGGTGCGGGACACGGTGCGGGAGGCGGTGTGGGAGCAGCGTCTCAGCCGCCCTGgcgccctccccgaccccctgcgCCGGGCCCTGCTGCGTTTCGACGGACTCTTCGCCGACTTCCAGCTGAG CTACGTGTCCACGATGGCCGTGGTCAAGTCTCCCGAGGAGATCTACCAGCAGCAGGACATAGCCGTGCTCTTCTGCGAGGCCGTAGCCAG AGCCCTGAAGCTGGGCTACCTGACCCAGGAGATGATTGACAGCTATGAGCCTCAGCTGATGTTGACCATCCCACGTCTGGCCATCCTCAG TGGTCTCCTGATCTACCCGGACGGTCCCCTGAGCCTGCGGCGCCCACCGGAGGAGATGGCCTCTGTGTTCAGCCCCTTCTACCCCCTCCTGAAAAAGATCCA ggccctGCTGAGAGTCCtgtcagaggaggagcttgccCTGCTGGAGAGGAGCCTATGTGCGGCGGAGGAAGCCCCCCAGACCGGACCCCGGGCCGGGACCAGCCCGGGACCCTCAGCCACGGGCCGACACAGCTGGGCCCACGGTTCCCTCCGCGGAGCTGGAGAGGGACCCCCACCTGGGCCTGCCGTCTCCCCCCGGAGCGACGGAAGATCCCCGGGGACGAGGACTGATGCCAAAGCCGCAGCCACCCCACCCACGGAAACCCAACGGCCTGGTGCCGACCGGGACCCCTGCCCCAAGCGGCCTCCGGGCAACACCGGCCGCTCCGAGCACCGGGCCCGGGAGGTGTCCGTGGAgccgggccgggaggccggggggtgcCGCCGGCCTGCAGCCCCCAGCTCCGGCAG gCTGGGCGGCAGCCCTCTGAGCCCCGCGGAGAGGAGGGCCTTGAGGGCCCGTTACACCAGCCCCCAAGACATGGTCCACACCCTCTTTGTCTGCATTTCAG GGGTGGCCGACCAGCTCCAGACCAACTTCGCCAGTGACCTGCGGGCCATTTTACAGACCGTGTTCCTGGTGGTGGCGTCCAAGCCGGAGGCAG AGGATGAGCGAGGGAGCCCTGACGTGCCTGGGACGACCACCCCCACGGCCACCTGCGCCCTCTGTGCCGAGCGGGGGACAGGAG AGCCCCCGGCCTGGGTCCCCGACAGCTCCTCCCCCTGCTGCCGTGCCTGCCGTGCCCCCTTCACCTTCCTACGTCGCCGGCATCACTGCCGCAGCTGTGGACAG ATCTTCTGCTCCCGCTGCTCCTCGCACTCGGCTCCCCTGCCTCAGTTTGGTCACGTGAAGCCGGTGCGAGTCTGTTCCCACTGCTACGCCACGCACCTCGCCCCCGGCTGTTCCTGA
- the LOC100084149 gene encoding lateral signaling target protein 2 homolog isoform X2 has protein sequence MLPAAVRKWLNRPKRSDPRLLAQFFFADERVNEVVAEIVCLDVRAEPQLYLVLLSQLHSSQEHLLAILEQVMQECIPQERASRDYLVKFPEDLVAENLGPHVLFAAECLVAGSFVEVDEAAGVLLRPLARELLLSLERVRDTVREAVWEQRLSRPGALPDPLRRALLRFDGLFADFQLSYVSTMAVVKSPEEIYQQQDIAVLFCEAVARALKLGYLTQEMIDSYEPQLMLTIPRLAILSGLLIYPDGPLSLRRPPEEMASVFSPFYPLLKKIQALLRVLSEEELALLERSLCAAEEAPQTGPRAGTSPGPSATGRHSWAHGSLRGAGEGPPPGPAVSPRSDGRSPGTRTDAKAAATPPTETQRPGADRDPCPKRPPGNTGRSEHRAREVSVEPGREAGGCRRPAAPSSGRLGGSPLSPAERRALRARYTSPQDMVHTLFVCISGVADQLQTNFASDLRAILQTVFLVVASKPEAEPPAWVPDSSSPCCRACRAPFTFLRRRHHCRSCGQIFCSRCSSHSAPLPQFGHVKPVRVCSHCYATHLAPGCS, from the exons ATGCTGCCCGCCGCCGTGAGGAAATGGCTCAACCGCCCCAAG AGGTCGGACCCCCGCCTGCTGGCTCAGTTCTTCTTCGCCGACGAGCGTGTGAATGAGGTGGTGGCGGAGATCGTCTGCCTGGACGTGAGGGCCGAGCCCCAGCTCTACCTGGTGCTGCTCAGCCAGCTCCACTCCAGCCAG GAGCATCTTTTAGCCATCCTGGAGCAGGTGATGCAAGAGTGCATTCCCCAAGAGCGGGCCAGCCGAGACTACCTGGTCAAGTTCCCCGAAGACTTGGTCGCCGAGAACCTGGGACCCCACGTGCTCTTTGCCGCTGAG TGCCTGGTGGCCGGCTCCTTCGTGGAGGTGGACGAGGCGGCGGGCGTGCTGCTGCGGCCGCTGGCACGAGAGCTGCTGCTGAGCCTGGAGCGGGTGCGGGACACGGTGCGGGAGGCGGTGTGGGAGCAGCGTCTCAGCCGCCCTGgcgccctccccgaccccctgcgCCGGGCCCTGCTGCGTTTCGACGGACTCTTCGCCGACTTCCAGCTGAG CTACGTGTCCACGATGGCCGTGGTCAAGTCTCCCGAGGAGATCTACCAGCAGCAGGACATAGCCGTGCTCTTCTGCGAGGCCGTAGCCAG AGCCCTGAAGCTGGGCTACCTGACCCAGGAGATGATTGACAGCTATGAGCCTCAGCTGATGTTGACCATCCCACGTCTGGCCATCCTCAG TGGTCTCCTGATCTACCCGGACGGTCCCCTGAGCCTGCGGCGCCCACCGGAGGAGATGGCCTCTGTGTTCAGCCCCTTCTACCCCCTCCTGAAAAAGATCCA ggccctGCTGAGAGTCCtgtcagaggaggagcttgccCTGCTGGAGAGGAGCCTATGTGCGGCGGAGGAAGCCCCCCAGACCGGACCCCGGGCCGGGACCAGCCCGGGACCCTCAGCCACGGGCCGACACAGCTGGGCCCACGGTTCCCTCCGCGGAGCTGGAGAGGGACCCCCACCTGGGCCTGCCGTCTCCCCCCGGAGCGACGGAAGATCCCCGGGGACGAGGACTGATGCCAAAGCCGCAGCCACCCCACCCACGGAAACCCAACGGCCTGGTGCCGACCGGGACCCCTGCCCCAAGCGGCCTCCGGGCAACACCGGCCGCTCCGAGCACCGGGCCCGGGAGGTGTCCGTGGAgccgggccgggaggccggggggtgcCGCCGGCCTGCAGCCCCCAGCTCCGGCAG gCTGGGCGGCAGCCCTCTGAGCCCCGCGGAGAGGAGGGCCTTGAGGGCCCGTTACACCAGCCCCCAAGACATGGTCCACACCCTCTTTGTCTGCATTTCAG GGGTGGCCGACCAGCTCCAGACCAACTTCGCCAGTGACCTGCGGGCCATTTTACAGACCGTGTTCCTGGTGGTGGCGTCCAAGCCGGAGGCAG AGCCCCCGGCCTGGGTCCCCGACAGCTCCTCCCCCTGCTGCCGTGCCTGCCGTGCCCCCTTCACCTTCCTACGTCGCCGGCATCACTGCCGCAGCTGTGGACAG ATCTTCTGCTCCCGCTGCTCCTCGCACTCGGCTCCCCTGCCTCAGTTTGGTCACGTGAAGCCGGTGCGAGTCTGTTCCCACTGCTACGCCACGCACCTCGCCCCCGGCTGTTCCTGA